The following proteins are encoded in a genomic region of Micromonospora olivasterospora:
- a CDS encoding PadR family transcriptional regulator has product MSVPMTLLGLLEREPSHGYDLKRDYDTFFSRGKPLPFGQVYATLGRLARDGKIVIGEVEPGVGPERKRYVITDRGATEVESWLTEPVEAEPNLQTVLFTKVVLALMLGRPAEEYLDRQRAAHLRRMKELTDIRRGGDLVDAMLADHGLFHLEADLHWIDTTVARLDALRTVVRR; this is encoded by the coding sequence ATGAGCGTTCCCATGACCCTCCTCGGCCTGCTCGAACGCGAGCCCAGCCACGGCTACGACCTCAAGCGCGACTACGACACCTTCTTCAGCCGCGGCAAGCCGCTGCCGTTCGGCCAGGTCTACGCGACCCTCGGCCGGCTCGCCCGCGACGGCAAGATCGTGATCGGCGAGGTCGAGCCGGGCGTCGGCCCCGAGCGTAAGCGCTACGTCATCACCGACCGTGGCGCCACCGAAGTCGAGTCCTGGCTCACCGAGCCGGTCGAGGCCGAGCCCAACCTGCAGACGGTGCTGTTCACCAAGGTCGTGCTGGCGCTGATGCTCGGCCGCCCCGCCGAGGAGTACCTCGACCGGCAGCGCGCCGCGCACCTGCGGCGGATGAAGGAACTCACCGACATCAGGCGCGGCGGCGACCTGGTCGACGCCATGCTGGCCGACCACGGCCTGTTCCACCTGGAGGCCGACCTGCACTGGATCGACACCACGGTCGCCCGGCTCGACGCCCTGCGCACGGTGGTACGGCGGTGA
- a CDS encoding AAA family ATPase has translation MSAPSRILVDGVHGAGKSTLAARLAERLGVPWYPVDDLLWQPGWVEVPVAQQRSRIEEICRRDRWILDGTYHGWRDVPLARADLVIGLDYPRWCSFRRLLRRTLRRLATGEEICNGNRESLGSVLSRDSILVWHVTAFGRARRRMRAWQRDPSGPPVLLFDSPEALDRWLAGPHGW, from the coding sequence ATGAGCGCACCGTCCCGCATCCTCGTCGACGGGGTGCACGGCGCGGGCAAGTCCACCCTCGCCGCGCGGCTGGCCGAGCGCCTGGGCGTGCCCTGGTATCCGGTCGACGACCTGCTCTGGCAGCCGGGCTGGGTGGAGGTGCCGGTCGCGCAGCAACGCAGCCGGATCGAGGAGATCTGCCGACGGGACCGGTGGATCCTCGACGGGACGTACCACGGCTGGCGGGACGTGCCGCTGGCGCGCGCCGACCTGGTGATCGGCCTGGACTACCCGCGGTGGTGCTCCTTCCGGCGGCTGCTGCGCCGCACGCTGCGCCGGTTGGCGACGGGCGAGGAGATCTGCAACGGCAACCGTGAGTCGCTGGGCAGCGTGCTGTCCCGGGACTCGATCCTGGTGTGGCACGTCACCGCGTTCGGCCGGGCCCGGCGGCGGATGCGGGCCTGGCAGCGCGATCCGTCCGGGCCGCCGGTGCTGCTGTTCGACTCCCCGGAGGCCCTGGACCGCTGGCTGGCCGGCCCGCACGGTTGGTGA
- a CDS encoding acetoacetate decarboxylase family protein — translation MTELVAPQLVVNSRMIYFGWVPADPDAVAALVPEGLEPAPNRQVFMNQYVVDDAGQTSGFGAYSLTYIGPDLSGVDAPDGVTPGRWWTHYFNSSPVVREYALARGVPATVGTTTIEVRGHRLVATTEADGVPVIRTTARVGRTGDAVNRGQLRYLTRLDGRLLSGNYPFVAEPVDPFEVESLEFLAPDHPVYALRPAAPLQVAWGFYSPRSSFAYPGGESVLD, via the coding sequence GTGACCGAACTCGTCGCTCCGCAGCTCGTCGTCAACAGCCGGATGATCTACTTCGGCTGGGTGCCGGCCGACCCCGACGCCGTGGCCGCCCTGGTGCCCGAAGGGCTCGAGCCGGCGCCGAACCGCCAGGTCTTCATGAACCAGTACGTCGTCGACGACGCGGGGCAGACCTCCGGCTTCGGCGCGTACTCCCTCACCTACATCGGGCCGGACCTGTCCGGGGTCGACGCCCCCGACGGGGTCACCCCCGGCCGCTGGTGGACGCACTACTTCAACTCCAGTCCGGTGGTTCGCGAGTACGCCCTCGCGCGGGGCGTGCCGGCCACCGTGGGAACCACCACCATCGAGGTGCGGGGTCACCGCCTGGTCGCCACCACCGAGGCGGACGGCGTACCCGTGATCAGGACGACGGCCCGCGTCGGCCGCACCGGCGACGCCGTCAACCGGGGGCAACTGCGGTACCTCACCAGGCTGGACGGCAGGCTGCTCAGCGGCAACTATCCGTTCGTGGCGGAGCCGGTCGACCCCTTCGAGGTCGAGTCGCTGGAGTTCCTGGCACCCGACCACCCGGTGTACGCGCTGCGCCCGGCCGCGCCGCTACAGGTCGCCTGGGGCTTCTACTCGCCGCGTTCGTCGTTCGCCTACCCCGGTGGCGAGTCGGTCCTCGACTGA